In Temnothorax longispinosus isolate EJ_2023e chromosome 2, Tlon_JGU_v1, whole genome shotgun sequence, one DNA window encodes the following:
- the LOC139809052 gene encoding isoaspartyl peptidase/L-asparaginase, with protein sequence MCDYCAWISEILARISAETRIRKKKKKRVDPVVVVHGGAGRIPRYARKFMLDEVKNAAVAAYRDLIKGRCSLDAVERAICHMESKKYFNCGYGGSLDANGEVVMDAAIMTNGLRAGCVGAVRNIAHPITLAKIVLQQAGLVLIVEAGAQKFALESGVPTLSPGQLIVTSDSKTSLHEEEINDFNRDTDEEAQDTGKTQELLQDGDKPSVKKECIPECVIERYGDKEEGAIFEVARLDEFLEVEPDFIQLGAVGAVAFDRKKRLASGTSTAGEPGKLHGIVSATGTAIGCGIYVDKSGSVSVSGCDKAIYKHAPARRILRRLRRKATSIDNVVAEILRDFEEETGGASPPESDVGVIALTSEGIPSVSFKCAHFPWAYCDRGYVYYGCTRNEKFSEKIDVLERPSDCMCEDSN encoded by the exons ATGTGCGACTATTGCGCTTGGATTAGTGAGATCTTGGCCAGAATCAGCGCCGAGACGCGGAtcaggaaaaagaagaaaaagcggGTGGATCCGGTTGTCGTTGTTCACGGAGGTGCCGGGAGAATTCCTCGATATGCACGGAAATTTATGCTCGACGAg GTGAAAAATGCCGCAGTAGCGGCGTATCGCGACCTAATTAAAGGACGCTGCTCGCTGGACGCAGTCGAGCGTGCGATCTGTCACATGGAGAGTAAGAAGTATTTTAATTGCGGATACGGAGGTTCCTTGGACGCCAACGGGGAGGTTGTGATGGACGCTGCGATAATGACGAATGGTCTTCGCGCGGGTTGCGTGGGTGCCGTTCGCAATATAGCGCATCCCATAACGTTAG CCAAAATAGTCCTGCAGCAAGCGGGACTTGTGCTGATAGTCGAAGCTGGAGCGCAAAAATTCGCCTTGGAGTCAGGTGTTCCCACTTTGTCACCCGGCCAGTTAATCGTTACGTCCGACTCGAAGACGTCGTTGCACGAAGAAGAGATTAACG attttaatcgCGATACTGATGAAGAAGCGCAAGATACAGGAAAGACGCAAGAGCTTCTACAAGACGGGGACAAACCATCTGTTAAAAAGGAATGCATACCGGAGTGTGTGATCGAAAGATACGGAGACAAGGAAGAAGGCGCTATCTTCGAGGTCGCCAGATTAGACGAGTTCCTGGAGGTCGAACCTGATTTTATACAG cTCGGCGCGGTCGGAGCAGTGGCGTTCGACCGAAAGAAGCGTCTCGCCAGCGGAACCTCGACGGCCGGGGAACCGGGGAAGCTGCACGGAATCGTGAGCGCGACCGGCACGGCGATCGGTTGCGGTATTTACGTTGATAAGAGCGGTTCCGTATCCGTCTCGGGTTGCGACAAAGCCATATACAAACACGCGCCAGCCCGACGTATCTTACGGCGGCTGCGGCGAAAGGCGACGTCGATCGACAATGTGGTCGCCGAGATATTGAGGGACTTCGAGGAAGAAACCGGAGGAGCATCTCCGCCGGAATCTGACGTGGGCGTGATCGCGTTAACCAGTGAGGGGATACCGTCAGTGTCCTTCAAGTGCGCGCATTTTCCATGGGCGTATTGCGACAGAGGCTACGTGTATTACGGATGCACGAGGAATGAGAAGTTCTCGGAGAAGATCGATGTCCTCGAACGACCGTCGGACTGCATGTGCGAAGATTCCAATTAG